From a single Alloactinosynnema sp. L-07 genomic region:
- a CDS encoding AMP-binding protein, producing the protein MPADCVVFDLSIDHPRAHVWSIVGDLPRYSRFFRGITSCDQVSARDFGKPARYLLRACLAPGAVFDHHLETPIARKDEQLVISGSPDNGSWVSIRLENDRPGRTNLKVVFFRPMLRHPAATDWTESEIKTWVRDGVNRISDHLSGISDPRPVLKRRDIGSSPIRVARTLAAAGILTPSRPDKMLRQLKAVARWGATMVGGYTAAAGREPDGVAVINDGADTRTFRDMDERSTLLAHALRGLNVKPESKVGILARNHAILLEALIACGKLGADAVLLNTGLAAAQVEDTVRHHKTRVLIVDDDFAEKVRYVPEKVVRIWTGATAPRLDDLLADQPHTAFAAPKRPGRMIVLTSGTTGTPKGARRPTPKGLGDAATVLSRIPLRVGERVLVAAPVFHSWGLTAVQIGMPLRATLVLQRRFDAESALRAIEEHRCTAMFVVPIMLQRMLNLPVEVRERYDTSSLRIVASSGSAIPGSVVTGFMDTFGDILYNFYGSTEVSAGTIADPSDLRAAPTTAGRPPLGTALGILGVDGEQVPPGAVGRIFVGNDMLFDGYTDGMAREIKHSLMDTGDRGYFDADGRLFVAGRDDEMIVSGGENVFPRPVEEVLAALPQVDEVAVVGVSDDEYGQRLAAYVVLRPGARLDAGLVRSYVHQRLARFSVPRDVIFVDELPRNPTGKVLKRLLADEQQLVQGLGT; encoded by the coding sequence ATGCCGGCGGATTGCGTTGTCTTCGACTTGTCAATAGACCATCCGCGTGCCCACGTCTGGAGCATTGTCGGAGATCTCCCGCGGTACTCCCGGTTCTTTCGGGGAATCACTTCCTGCGACCAGGTCTCGGCCCGCGACTTCGGCAAACCCGCCCGCTACCTGCTGCGCGCGTGCCTGGCCCCCGGCGCGGTGTTCGATCACCACCTGGAGACCCCGATCGCCCGCAAGGACGAGCAGCTGGTGATCTCCGGCAGCCCCGACAACGGCAGCTGGGTGTCGATCCGGCTGGAGAACGACAGGCCGGGCCGGACCAACCTCAAGGTCGTGTTCTTCCGGCCGATGCTGCGCCACCCCGCCGCCACCGACTGGACCGAGTCGGAGATCAAGACCTGGGTGCGCGACGGGGTCAACCGGATCAGCGACCACCTCTCCGGCATCTCCGACCCGCGCCCGGTGCTCAAGCGCCGCGACATCGGCTCCTCGCCCATCCGGGTCGCCCGCACCCTGGCCGCGGCCGGGATCCTGACGCCCAGCCGCCCCGACAAGATGCTCCGCCAGCTCAAGGCGGTCGCCCGGTGGGGCGCGACGATGGTCGGCGGCTACACCGCCGCCGCCGGACGCGAGCCCGACGGCGTGGCGGTCATCAACGACGGCGCGGACACGCGCACTTTCCGGGACATGGACGAGCGGTCCACCCTGCTCGCGCACGCGCTGCGCGGGCTCAACGTCAAGCCGGAGAGCAAGGTCGGCATCCTCGCCCGCAACCACGCCATCCTGCTGGAAGCGCTGATCGCCTGCGGCAAGCTCGGCGCGGACGCGGTGTTGCTCAACACCGGGCTTGCCGCGGCCCAGGTCGAGGACACCGTGCGCCACCACAAGACCCGGGTGCTGATCGTCGACGACGATTTCGCCGAGAAGGTCCGCTACGTGCCGGAGAAGGTGGTTCGGATCTGGACCGGCGCCACCGCTCCGCGCCTGGACGACCTGCTCGCCGACCAGCCGCACACCGCGTTCGCCGCGCCGAAGCGGCCCGGCCGGATGATCGTGCTGACCTCGGGCACCACCGGAACCCCCAAGGGCGCCCGCCGTCCGACCCCGAAAGGCCTTGGCGACGCGGCGACCGTGCTGTCGCGGATCCCGCTGCGCGTGGGGGAGCGCGTCCTGGTGGCCGCGCCGGTCTTCCACAGCTGGGGCCTGACCGCGGTGCAGATCGGCATGCCGCTGCGCGCGACCCTGGTTTTGCAGCGGCGGTTCGACGCCGAGAGCGCGCTGCGCGCCATCGAGGAGCACCGCTGCACGGCGATGTTCGTCGTGCCGATCATGCTGCAGCGCATGCTGAACCTGCCCGTGGAGGTCCGCGAGCGCTACGACACCTCCAGCCTGCGGATCGTTGCCAGCAGCGGCTCCGCCATCCCCGGCTCGGTTGTCACCGGGTTCATGGACACCTTCGGCGACATCCTCTACAACTTCTACGGCTCCACCGAGGTCTCGGCGGGCACCATCGCCGACCCATCCGACCTTCGCGCGGCCCCGACCACGGCGGGCCGCCCGCCGCTGGGCACCGCCCTGGGCATCCTGGGCGTCGACGGCGAGCAGGTGCCGCCCGGTGCGGTCGGCCGGATCTTCGTCGGCAACGACATGCTCTTCGACGGCTACACCGACGGGATGGCCAGGGAGATCAAGCACTCGCTGATGGACACCGGCGACCGCGGCTACTTCGACGCCGACGGGCGGCTGTTCGTCGCGGGCCGCGACGACGAGATGATCGTCTCCGGCGGCGAGAACGTGTTCCCGCGACCGGTGGAGGAGGTGCTGGCCGCGCTGCCGCAGGTCGATGAGGTGGCGGTGGTGGGAGTGTCCGACGACGAGTACGGCCAGCGGCTCGCCGCCTATGTTGTGTTGCGTCCCGGAGCAAGATTGGACGCCGGATTAGTCAGATCTTATGTGCATCAGCGCCTCGCCCGATTCTCGGTGCCGCGCGATGTGATATTCGTCGACGAACTGCCGCGCAACCCCACGGGCAAGGTCCTCAAGCGCCTTTTGGCTGACGAGCAGCAGTTGGTTCAGGGTTTGGGCACTTGA
- a CDS encoding acyl carrier protein, whose protein sequence is MTTTTGPAVEAVLDDIRSMLVRVSDQYGLDDVEVTMDTTFHDDLGLESIDLVTVGSMMTDQYGEQVNLAAFLADLDIDDVIGLRVGMLVDFVHAALSGPRRTGS, encoded by the coding sequence ATGACGACCACCACTGGTCCGGCCGTCGAAGCCGTGCTCGACGACATCAGGTCGATGCTGGTCCGGGTATCGGACCAGTACGGCCTCGACGACGTCGAGGTCACCATGGACACCACCTTCCACGATGACCTCGGCTTGGAGAGCATCGACCTGGTGACGGTCGGCTCGATGATGACCGACCAGTACGGCGAGCAGGTCAACCTCGCCGCGTTCCTGGCCGACCTCGACATCGACGACGTGATCGGCCTGCGGGTCGGGATGTTGGTGGACTTCGTGCACGCGGCGCTGAGCGGGCCGCGGCGGACCGGGAGCTGA
- a CDS encoding glycosyltransferase: protein MVPPFTGHVNPMVAVAVELAARGHQVAWAGDPVLLARLLPAGSKVFPVWSPVPERPADVRGFAAWRFLWDRTLIPLAQAMLPGVLEAIELWEPSVLVVDQQALAGALAAHRTGLPWATSATTSSEIADPLAAMPAVRQWVSGLLTDLRLRFGDPMATHDLRFSPHLVLAFTTSALAGEPVVTAPVRFVGPARRTALPVEFPWERLDERPLVFVSVGTLNADSGAGFLAGCVTALRDRPDLQAVVVDPGGILDGVPDHILVRREVPQTDVLDRAAVVVCHAGHNTVCEALDRAVPLVVAPIRDDQPVIADQVVRAGAGVRLRFAHARAAQIGQAIDNVLADDSYRAAAKRIQESFAHAGGATAAATSLEALG from the coding sequence GTGGTTCCGCCGTTCACTGGGCACGTCAATCCGATGGTCGCGGTCGCGGTCGAGTTGGCGGCGCGGGGGCACCAGGTGGCGTGGGCGGGCGATCCGGTGCTCCTGGCTCGGTTGTTGCCCGCTGGTTCCAAAGTGTTTCCGGTGTGGAGTCCCGTGCCCGAACGGCCTGCCGACGTGCGTGGGTTCGCGGCGTGGCGGTTTCTCTGGGACCGCACCCTGATCCCGCTGGCCCAGGCGATGCTGCCCGGCGTCCTGGAGGCGATCGAGCTTTGGGAGCCCAGCGTGCTCGTGGTGGACCAGCAGGCGCTCGCGGGCGCGCTCGCGGCGCACCGCACCGGGCTGCCGTGGGCGACGTCGGCCACCACCTCATCGGAGATCGCCGACCCGCTGGCGGCCATGCCGGCCGTGCGCCAATGGGTCAGCGGACTGCTCACCGATCTGCGCCTGCGCTTCGGCGATCCGATGGCCACCCACGACCTGCGCTTCTCCCCGCACCTGGTTTTGGCCTTCACCACGTCGGCGCTCGCGGGGGAACCCGTGGTTACCGCGCCGGTTCGGTTCGTCGGGCCTGCCCGCCGGACAGCGCTGCCCGTCGAATTCCCGTGGGAGCGGCTCGACGAGCGGCCGCTGGTGTTCGTCAGTGTGGGCACGCTTAACGCCGACTCGGGCGCGGGCTTCCTGGCGGGCTGCGTAACCGCGCTGCGGGACCGGCCTGACCTGCAGGCCGTGGTCGTGGACCCGGGCGGAATCCTCGACGGGGTGCCCGACCACATCCTGGTGCGCCGCGAAGTGCCGCAGACCGACGTGCTGGACCGGGCCGCGGTCGTGGTCTGCCATGCCGGGCACAACACCGTCTGCGAGGCGCTCGACCGCGCGGTGCCGTTGGTGGTCGCCCCGATCCGCGACGACCAGCCGGTGATCGCCGACCAGGTCGTGCGCGCCGGGGCCGGGGTGCGGCTGCGATTCGCCCACGCCCGCGCCGCGCAGATCGGCCAGGCGATCGACAACGTGCTCGCCGATGACAGTTATCGAGCGGCTGCGAAACGCATTCAGGAATCATTTGCCCACGCGGGCGGCGCGACCGCCGCCGCGACCAGCCTTGAAGCGCTCGGCTGA
- a CDS encoding alpha/beta fold hydrolase has protein sequence MIEANGIRTHYQRMPARNAATDKPPTVVCVHGLGYDSLASFYLTLAAPMSQAGIDVVTYDLRAHGRTDRPLSGYRVADFVEDLRALLDGTGIDGPVHLVGNSFGGTIAFSFAERYPNRVLSIVAIEAEPATDEWARKMGSTLSNVVDWMQDQDVLDWLEQTFGSHHARLSKTAGAMIAATTIVEEVPQGPLLDAAAMRGIRCPVLSIVGSEGFQADDLTAVAAALPNCRTEVIEGQNHSVLVERHRTVRELLLAWIRDSDMARPSAVRLGL, from the coding sequence ATGATCGAGGCCAACGGCATCCGCACCCACTACCAGCGGATGCCCGCACGCAACGCCGCCACGGACAAGCCGCCCACGGTGGTGTGCGTGCACGGGCTCGGCTACGACAGCCTGGCCAGCTTCTACCTCACGCTGGCCGCGCCGATGTCGCAGGCGGGCATCGACGTGGTGACCTACGACCTGCGCGCGCACGGCCGCACCGACCGGCCGCTCAGCGGCTACCGGGTCGCCGACTTCGTCGAGGACCTGCGGGCACTGCTCGACGGCACCGGGATCGACGGCCCAGTGCACCTGGTGGGCAACAGCTTCGGCGGCACCATCGCGTTCAGCTTCGCCGAGCGCTACCCGAACCGCGTGCTCAGCATCGTGGCCATCGAAGCCGAGCCCGCCACCGACGAGTGGGCTCGCAAGATGGGCAGCACGCTGAGCAACGTCGTGGACTGGATGCAGGACCAGGACGTACTGGACTGGCTGGAGCAGACCTTCGGCAGCCACCACGCCCGGCTGTCGAAGACCGCGGGCGCGATGATCGCGGCCACCACGATCGTCGAGGAGGTTCCGCAGGGACCACTGCTCGACGCCGCGGCGATGCGTGGCATCCGTTGCCCGGTCCTGTCCATTGTGGGCAGTGAGGGCTTCCAGGCCGACGACCTGACCGCCGTGGCCGCCGCGCTGCCGAACTGCCGGACCGAGGTGATCGAGGGCCAGAACCACTCGGTCCTGGTCGAACGCCACCGCACGGTGCGGGAGCTTCTGCTGGCGTGGATCCGTGACTCTGACATGGCACGGCCTTCGGCCGTGCGGCTCGGACTCTGA